The nucleotide sequence cattgatagaccatgttttccaatgaaaaacacaatgaggtgactgttgtttattcgttttgtttaacatttatgtaatatttctggctaattttagttaaattaagtgctaatctttattgttaacgatacatgaggttttcaaatgaaataattacctatttcgtaaacaaaaagggtttttctgaagtgtctgcaaatgctccaataggaaacctcggaaatatgattttttttggagagattttcttattgttttagatgggaaaggagaaaagactaggaataagaagaaatcctgcactcaggagcaactcaacaagattttggaagcctttcgtagcggttttacttacactgtttgtctccaattagaaactttcccttgtcttcatttggattaatatgtttccaattgaagcattttatgctcgcgtatttttcttgtatttaagaacttttcaaattatatctaaagaattttcactgaacagtaacattctagaagagtcaaggagcaaatttatgtaattctcttcagaaaaaatatcaacttaatatgttgaatcttctgtcaaagttaaagcgtctgaaaatggttttgaattaggacatttaccctatattgaGTTTACCTAAATTCTAAGCAGAAGTTTTCAGGCCGAAGTAGTGGTTATATTCATAGGTAGTTGGGTCTTCCAATCTTcaaagtttttattaaattcacaaATACCAGTCAGCCTACCcataagaatattaaatttttgaacctTCCTATGAGAACATTGGTCAATTATGCAAATGCTGCAAATGATCCCAAAAAGCTCTTGTATACTCCTTCAAATGCTTTGTTAAAATGTTCATGAGTTCATGAGAGTGGTTGAGGAAATGGAACGAATTTCTGGGATATCGCTTTTGTGCCTCAATTTCCAAATGCCCTCTCAATAATGCTTTATAAAAAAGATTATggtatttgcataaattttcgcAATTTGTGTATCATTCTTTTTTCCAATGATAATCCCTTTCAATCTGAACCACTGTCCAAGGACAAACAGTTCATCACGTAGGGTAGTAGGTGCAAAAAGTGTATTATCCACACCCAGAGATAATCTTGGTCTTACCTTCATATAATCCGACAGGATGTATCCTTGTTCCGTGCCAATAAAATAGGCCATAGGACCAGCAAAAAGAAGTGTATCAGAGATTCCACGGATGGGCTCAAGGCGTAAATGGCTATCGATGTGACCTGACATGGAGCTGAGTGCTAGAGCAAGGAGTGACATACCCAGGAAAACACCAATGATGGTCTTTGTGCCAATGGGCAACTCAAATGACCCACTAAGGATTTCCGTGGCATTGCTATATTGTGTTGGTCTGAGCCAAACGGGACATAAGTCCGCTCCACAGATTCTCTCTCCATGCTCATTCGTGTTAAAGAAGGCATCCAAAAAGCCTTCCGGTGGGAATATCAGAGATTTCTCGACACTTGTGCTATTCATCAGGCTCGTCACTTGGGAGGAATCGTTAACATTTGGAGCTCTTGTCGTATTCATTACTCGAATCATTGACATTTCCAGACTATTTCGGAACGGAACGAAAGCATTGGTCATATTTGCTCCACTGAGACATCCAGATTCATTCCTTGAGACACATGACAGTATTGTAGAGGCCAGAAGGGCTCCAAAAATAATCCCTAAGTCTTGAGCAGCATGATACCATCTCGCCAATCTTCGAACATTTTCTTCCCTACTGCATAGATTTCTGTGCTCACCACTATCATATGCATCTGCTGGATAACACTCATGCTGACCACAACTTAACTTTCCTGCCATGGATACCACCAAGCTCAGCTTCCCAACCCATGCAGGTCCTAGTGTAATTCCCAGAACAATATATCCTGGGAGGAGTACGTAAATGGAGGGAAAGAAATGCGTGGCCAAGTAGAAACACAGTCCGGAATAGCTCACAAGGATCACAATAAAGTAACCTAGCCTTCGGATGAGACGTGTGGCTAGTAGACACATGCCTGCAGTTATGAAGAAACTCAGGCTAAGCAAAATTGAACCAATGTCTGGTCCGAAATAGATCCATGAATTTTGCTCAAACCATGCTGAACTGGATCCCTGTTTTGGGGAGAAGAGACTCAATTAAATCCACATACATTTGTGGGcatttaaaagtgaattaggcTGATGTTATAAATGAATCTCTCATACCCAAGTCTGCAGAGTTGGATGTTAAATAGATTATGCCTAAGATTGTTTTTGCAGATTTGTGCAAATGGATGGTGGCTTAACTAGAATCCatataaaatttggaaattataTGGAATAATTTACAAAAGTAATCTCATCTAAAGCCTCCAACTCTGCAGATATAAAAGTTTCTGGCACAAATTAGGTGACTTAAAAATGTATTAGGGGATTATGCTTTGGGGATGTGGGATTTGAGTTATGACACTCACCTGTAATCCGATGAGAGGCACTAAGGCAGCTGTAGTTAATCCATGAGCGATAACTAGtaatataaaattctttattactttggCACGAACGTGAACTGGGATCTTATGACGACACCCACGATTCACGGTCAGGAGGCGTCGTACCGAATTGGCACCGATTGAGCTGTTGATGGACTCCCGGCGGGCCCGAGGATTCACAACGCCCCCGAGGCCGCCCAGAGGTGGCTGAATTTGTGGTCCAACCCGATGACTTCGAGATGAAATGGGCGAGTAGGCAGTCATGTGCTGAATAAAATGATGcataaatatgaatatttattaggtgagattcttaacaaaatctcacctacttataatcctaacaaaatttcatgtcgtccgatcgacctcaaatttggccaaaatgtgtttcgccacttcctgatcacgaatatatatgtggctattttacgttcccggccggccggctggccggccggccggc is from Phlebotomus papatasi isolate M1 chromosome 1, Ppap_2.1, whole genome shotgun sequence and encodes:
- the LOC129806975 gene encoding uncharacterized protein LOC129806975 isoform X1, with the translated sequence MGSLPNLNDLYREKEEKKAREKERELARELARERDFSRDRDRDRLPTFTHQAPLPKQHHRHSLTSRRVLRTRSSGATYHIWDDPMIEHMTAYSPISSRSHRVGPQIQPPLGGLGGVVNPRARRESINSSIGANSVRRLLTVNRGCRHKIPVHVRAKVIKNFILLVIAHGLTTAALVPLIGLQGSSSAWFEQNSWIYFGPDIGSILLSLSFFITAGMCLLATRLIRRLGYFIVILVSYSGLCFYLATHFFPSIYVLLPGYIVLGITLGPAWVGKLSLVVSMAGKLSCGQHECYPADAYDSGEHRNLCSREENVRRLARWYHAAQDLGIIFGALLASTILSCVSRNESGCLSGANMTNAFVPFRNSLEMSMIRVMNTTRAPNVNDSSQVTSLMNSTSVEKSLIFPPEGFLDAFFNTNEHGERICGADLCPVWLRPTQYSNATEILSGSFELPIGTKTIIGVFLGMSLLALALSSMSGHIDSHLRLEPIRGISDTLLFAGPMAYFIGTEQGYILSDYMKAFVSCSLGPHMVAGALVGMGIMQSIASCTLSMLLRHTKRIVVIVAGFFFHACLLLVLSQWKPSSDDSALFYVITAAWGVCNAVWETLIFALVSITHTNHVAEVTSPLQALRFLGLGITFAAHGFLCENPKILILSVLLVVCVPPYAMLEMRLEAQRKSQAPQL
- the LOC129806975 gene encoding uncharacterized protein LOC129806975 isoform X2; protein product: MGSLPNLNDLYREKEEKKAREKERELARELARERDFSRDRDRDRLPTFTHQAPLPKQHHRHSLTSRRVLRTRSSGATYHIWDDPMIEHMTAYSPISSRSHRVGPQIQPPLGGLGGVVNPRARRESINSSIGANSVRRLLTVNLIAHGLTTAALVPLIGLQGSSSAWFEQNSWIYFGPDIGSILLSLSFFITAGMCLLATRLIRRLGYFIVILVSYSGLCFYLATHFFPSIYVLLPGYIVLGITLGPAWVGKLSLVVSMAGKLSCGQHECYPADAYDSGEHRNLCSREENVRRLARWYHAAQDLGIIFGALLASTILSCVSRNESGCLSGANMTNAFVPFRNSLEMSMIRVMNTTRAPNVNDSSQVTSLMNSTSVEKSLIFPPEGFLDAFFNTNEHGERICGADLCPVWLRPTQYSNATEILSGSFELPIGTKTIIGVFLGMSLLALALSSMSGHIDSHLRLEPIRGISDTLLFAGPMAYFIGTEQGYILSDYMKAFVSCSLGPHMVAGALVGMGIMQSIASCTLSMLLRHTKRIVVIVAGFFFHACLLLVLSQWKPSSDDSALFYVITAAWGVCNAVWETLIFALVSITHTNHVAEVTSPLQALRFLGLGITFAAHGFLCENPKILILSVLLVVCVPPYAMLEMRLEAQRKSQAPQL